The following DNA comes from Caulobacter mirabilis.
GCCGCAACGACCGGAGTTTACATGAGCACGTTCGACGAACGCGAGAAGGGCTTTGAGAAGAAGTTCGCCCTCGACGCCGAGCAAGAGTTCAAGGCGGCCGCCCGCCGCAACCGCATGCTGGGCGAGTGGGCCGCGGGCCTGATGGGCCTCGAGGCCGTCGAGGAGTACGTGCGCGCTGTCGTGAAGTCGGACTTCGAGCAGCCGGGCGACGAGGACGTCCTGCGCAAGGTCTTCGGCGACCTGAAGGACGCGGGCGTCTCGGTCACCGAGGGTGAAGTCCGGATGAAGATGGACGAACTGCTGGCCCAGGCCCGCGAAGCGATCAAGACCGAGGGCTAGGGCCCTCCGTCTCCGCCGCGGACGGTTCCGGCGGCGACCCCTCCGAGGACATCGCAAACGCCTCTTCCGGCGAAAGCACCAGCTTTCGCCGGCTGACGGCCGTGAACCAGGCGATGGCGGCGGCGAACCAGACCGCCACGCCGATCACCCCCGCGCGATAGTCGGGCGAGCCCAGCTGGACGCAGACGGTGACCAGGGCGATGGCCAGGGTCAGCACCGCGCCGGCCAGGCCCAGGGGGCTGCGGAACGGCCGCTCGAGCGCCGGCCGCCGGCGCCGAAGCAGGATGAACGACACCGCCTGCAGGCCATAGGACAGCATGGCCCCGAACACGGCCATGTTCAGCAGGAAGCCGCCGATCACCCGTTCGCCGCGCTCGGCGCCCAGCGCGTACCAGACCACGGTCAGGACCAGCAGACCCACGACCGCGCCGGCGATCAGCGCCCGGTCGGGCGTCTGGCGCCTGGGATGGGTCACCGACAGGCCGCGCGGGAAGTAGCCCGCCCGCGACAGCGAGAAGATCCGGCGGCTGTAGGCGTACATGATGGCGTGGAAGCTGGCCGCCAGACCGGCGAGCGCGATGAAGGCCAGGATCCGGCCGCCGCCCTCGCCGAGAATCGACCGGAAGCCCTCCAGCAACGGCTCGGAGGAGTCCGCCAGGGCGTAGGCGCCCGGCGGGATGGCGGCGTTCAGCCAGATCACCATGCCGGCCGAGACGATCAGCGCTCCGACGCCCAGCAGCAGGCTGCGCGGCAGGTCGCGCCGCGGCGCCGTCGATTCTTCGGCGGCCAGCGGCAGCTGCTCGATGGCGAGGAACAGCCAGACCGCGAACGGCAGCTGGAGCAGCACGCCC
Coding sequences within:
- a CDS encoding DUF1476 domain-containing protein, which codes for MSTFDEREKGFEKKFALDAEQEFKAAARRNRMLGEWAAGLMGLEAVEEYVRAVVKSDFEQPGDEDVLRKVFGDLKDAGVSVTEGEVRMKMDELLAQAREAIKTEG
- a CDS encoding amino acid permease; translation: MSDGPSGVRYEPVDAAYFERRRLRPHAGLLSLWALGVGAVISGQFSGWNMGLATGGWGGLMIAAAIIAVMYLGLTSSIAEMAAALPQTGGAYGFARAAMGPWGGFLTGLCETVEYVLAAAVICFFMGGYLGGVFDTSPALQPLYWLAAYGLFVGINAAGVAVSFGVAVFITLLAVGCLSIFWACAAPLVELHRYALDVAPGGEWLPDGHGPLLPAGWQGVLLQLPFAVWLFLAIEQLPLAAEESTAPRRDLPRSLLLGVGALIVSAGMVIWLNAAIPPGAYALADSSEPLLEGFRSILGEGGGRILAFIALAGLAASFHAIMYAYSRRIFSLSRAGYFPRGLSVTHPRRQTPDRALIAGAVVGLLVLTVVWYALGAERGERVIGGFLLNMAVFGAMLSYGLQAVSFILLRRRRPALERPFRSPLGLAGAVLTLAIALVTVCVQLGSPDYRAGVIGVAVWFAAAIAWFTAVSRRKLVLSPEEAFAMSSEGSPPEPSAAETEGPSPRS